In the genome of Planctomycetaceae bacterium, one region contains:
- a CDS encoding PQQ-binding-like beta-propeller repeat protein has product MLLVSAVFASPAFPVARCQEASQSAAEMVAAENWNQWRGPFRNGQFNVRKWPATLSEDVVREVWKKDLSPSYSGPVVCGDAIFTTETIDGKNEAIIAFNRETGEQLWRVEWPGALTVPFFAASNGSWIRSTPACDGTYLYVGGMRDVLVCLEARTGKEIWRIDFPQLLQAPLPAFGFVSSPLPDGDSLYVQAGASFVRIRKSDGEIIWRTLQDSGGMMGSAFSSPVIAEIGGLRQLVVQTRTKLAGISLDDGSVLWDQDVPSFRGMNILTPSVYGDAIFTSSYQNQSWLFSCQRSQDAFEVSEAWSNNAQGYMSTPVIIDDHAYLHLQNERITCIDLRNGERKWTSQPVGKYMSMIANGDRILGLNQNGTLMLIRANPEKYELLGEFSSGQEETWAHLALDEGRVLIRGLNSLAVYEWRDANVQP; this is encoded by the coding sequence TTGCTGTTGGTTTCAGCGGTGTTTGCTTCTCCGGCTTTCCCGGTCGCCCGTTGTCAGGAAGCCAGCCAGTCGGCAGCGGAAATGGTGGCTGCAGAAAATTGGAATCAGTGGCGTGGGCCATTTCGAAATGGTCAGTTCAATGTCCGGAAGTGGCCAGCGACCCTGTCAGAAGATGTCGTGCGCGAAGTCTGGAAAAAGGATCTTTCGCCAAGCTATTCCGGGCCAGTCGTTTGCGGTGATGCCATTTTCACAACGGAAACAATCGACGGCAAGAACGAAGCCATCATCGCCTTCAATCGGGAAACCGGTGAGCAGTTGTGGCGTGTCGAGTGGCCAGGTGCACTGACGGTTCCCTTCTTTGCTGCTTCCAACGGAAGCTGGATTCGCTCCACACCGGCTTGTGATGGGACCTACCTGTATGTTGGTGGTATGAGGGATGTGCTTGTGTGCCTTGAGGCCCGGACCGGAAAAGAAATCTGGCGGATTGATTTTCCTCAGCTCCTGCAGGCCCCGCTGCCTGCATTCGGCTTTGTCTCGTCCCCGTTGCCTGACGGCGATTCGCTCTACGTTCAGGCTGGCGCATCATTCGTTCGCATCAGGAAGTCAGACGGTGAAATCATCTGGCGAACATTACAGGATTCCGGCGGGATGATGGGCAGCGCGTTTTCATCGCCTGTGATCGCAGAAATTGGAGGTCTCCGGCAGCTGGTCGTTCAGACGCGAACCAAACTGGCGGGGATCAGCTTAGACGACGGATCGGTGCTGTGGGATCAGGATGTCCCCAGTTTTCGAGGGATGAATATTCTGACTCCGTCAGTGTACGGCGATGCCATCTTCACCAGCAGTTACCAAAACCAGTCGTGGTTGTTTTCGTGTCAGCGAAGTCAGGATGCATTTGAAGTTTCGGAAGCCTGGTCGAACAACGCTCAGGGTTACATGTCGACCCCCGTCATCATTGATGATCATGCCTATCTGCATTTGCAGAATGAGCGGATCACCTGTATCGACCTTCGGAATGGTGAACGCAAATGGACATCTCAGCCTGTTGGCAAGTACATGAGCATGATTGCAAATGGAGACCGCATCCTGGGTCTCAATCAGAATGGAACATTGATGCTGATCCGCGCCAATCCGGAGAAATATGAGTTGCTCGGTGAGTTCAGTAGTGGGCAGGAAGAGACCTGGGCTCACCTGGCTTTGGATGAGGGTCGGGTTCTGATTCGCGGTTTGAATTCGCTTGCTGTTTACGAGTGGCGGGACGCGAACGTTCAGCCATAA
- a CDS encoding gamma-glutamylcyclotransferase family protein, translating into MNPKTTQIFVYGSLKRGHDLHFLLNDQIYLGPATTQPKYRLFDLGEYPGLVEVDSLGQTGNSICGELYSVDLRKLDELDAAEEVANFLYERRQIKLQPPHEGVHVQAWFYLRSVRNKEDCGNEWQ; encoded by the coding sequence ATGAACCCGAAAACGACTCAGATTTTTGTCTACGGATCGCTCAAACGGGGGCATGATCTTCACTTTTTGCTGAATGATCAAATCTACCTCGGGCCGGCGACCACCCAGCCGAAGTACAGGCTCTTTGATCTCGGAGAATATCCGGGTCTCGTGGAAGTAGATTCGCTGGGACAAACAGGCAATTCAATTTGCGGTGAGTTGTATTCTGTGGATCTCCGAAAACTGGATGAACTCGATGCCGCGGAAGAAGTCGCCAACTTTCTGTACGAACGTCGGCAGATCAAACTCCAGCCACCACATGAAGGCGTTCATGTTCAGGCCTGGTTTTACCTGCGAAGTGTCCGCAATAAAGAAGACTGCGGGAACGAATGGCAATAA